AACATAGACTGCAAATTTATTAACTGACTCTATTCTTTTTAGCTGATATTCGTCGCTTCCCAGTTCATTTTTATCTAAAGCATTTATACATTCAGACCAAAGATCTTTAATCTTCATCTTCATCACCATCATCAGTTTCACCAATTAGACCGAGCTGCGCTAGCGCAATGCGATTAAGCTTGTATGGCACATAGTTAACGTTCCCATTCTCTTCATAAATTGGGAAATTTATGCCAAGAGCTACAAAAGGGCCATTCGCCACATCTGAGGCGGCCATTGATTTTGGCTTCTTAGACTTTCCAGCTTTTTCCGACTTAGTTTCCTTGGGGTCCATTGGTGTAATTAAATGAATTGTCAGAAGAGGTCTATGTCTAAAAGCCGTGAATGCTTTTCCTGGAACAGTTACCTTTCCATCATTCTTCGGATCTTGCCTCCACTCTGCCTCGGCTTCTTTTACTGCTTCCGGCAGTAATCCCACCTTCTCATCTTCACTCTCTCCAACCCTTTGTTTGTTCAATTTGTAAAAATTAGAACTGGGGGGAACTATTGAAAATTGTCGCCCCCTTGATTTCACAATCTCAATAGATCCGTCGTCTTTTAGAATTTTGAATTCTTCTAAGAGCTCTCCGGATCCCTGGGGCAAACATACATCCCACTCGGATAGAGATTCCACAGTATTTTCTCTAATAAATTTTATTAGCGGTCGCTCTTCTTCTGCAGTAGTTGCCATGAAAGCGAAGTTCATATTAGAAATTGATATGGTAGATAGGTACATCGCAATCTTAGAGGCGGAAACATCTTCCCAGATGCGTCTTGTGCCACTCATCTTTGATGGCCTACCTAGGGCACTAAGGAATGATTTTGTTTCAGAGATATTCTTCGCTATTTCGCCTTTATTGCTTGGAATAAAAGGCGTCTCAGCTTTATATCCACTAAAAGAAACGGCAATTTCTATTTCCTTGGCGTTTCGCATCTTATTGCGTGCGGTAACAAGGAGGGCGCCTGGATGCGACCTTACTCTCATGCCAAATAATTTTGGAGGCTTTCTATTAACATGCATTCTCTTAATATCGAGACGCAATTCGTCAACCACATCCGCAATATGCTCAAACCATTCCTGAGCATCTTCTGCAGCCCAAACCCTACATAAGTCTTCATACCCAGAGCGATACCCAAACCACCTACCCATTTGAAGTAAGGTGTCGTAGGCTTTTGAGTTTCTATAGAAATAACTTGTAGATAAACCTTCTAACGTAAGCCCTCTTGATAAGGTTAACCCCCCTATCGCAATTACCCTGCGACCAGCTGGATGTTGCGTGTAATTTAACTTTTCCGTTTCTTCGGTCTTTTGGTTAATAGTAACTGTTTTAACGCTAGAAATTGAGCTGTATAAAGCCTTTCGAATTTCATGCCAACTAATACCCGCATCTGCAAAATGCTGCTCCCAAGTCTCATGCAGTTCTTTTAATAAATCATGCCTGCTCCATAAGGCATCTGCTGCTAGGTATTGCTTAATTTCTTCAGTTAACTCGTAGACGTAATTTTTTACAACGCCAGATAGCCTATTCTGAACGTCCGTAAAGCGACTTACATTAATAAGCATAGATCTGTGTTTAAGGGGCTCCTCCCTTAAATCTCTAATCGCACAGGTAATAAAAAAGACTCGTATTGCCTCTTTTAAGGATGGCGGTAGATCGACGACTTCAAAATCTTTTTTATGTTTTTCCGGAATAAATTCTTCCGCATCATCAATAGTTTGAAGTTGATAGTGATGTTCGCCATCCTCTCTAAATATCTTTGCAACGCCAATATAACTATTCGGCGCGTTTAATGAGTAGACAAAATTTTCTGGGAATAAGTCTTCACCGTCCGGCGTAATAAAAACATTAGCAAAAGGGGTGGCAGTATAGGCGCAATAACTTGACTTGCTGAATGATTCTAATAGTTGCCTTATTAATTTATTAATTGTGGCCGGATCTTCATCTTTTTTAGCGTTAACAGACGCGTTATCTGCCTCATCATCAATCATGAGCATTGGAACATCTAAATAACTATTGCCGCTCATTTGAGTCTCTAAAAAACTCTTCAGATTTGAGAGCGCAGTTTTATTTTTCTTCATCACAAGAAGAACTGGCTCTTGAATATTCTTTAAGGGGATGCCACCTAGAGCTTTTTTATTTGAAGTTAAAAAGTCAGAATCGACTGAAGTGAGAACGTTTGGCGTCTTTGATCTAAATCTTCCTGAGCCGATATCGCTACCGCCATTTATACCTTGCAAAATTTCTCTACTGTCTTTTCCTACGAAACCAGAATCTAAGCGAGCTTGGGTTTGCGATCTCAACTCCTCTATGACGCCCGTAAGCAATATGATCACCCGGTAACCAGCATCGGCCGCTTTATTTACTAGACCGCAATAATTTGCAGTTTTGCCAGACTGGACGTCGCCCATAACCAGCCCTTTAATTCGCCATGGGCCCTCTCTTGATGGATTCCCACACTCATTAAGAATATTATTCGTATCCTCATCTAGGACACGAATAACATCTGTATTAAAACCGTTGGTCTTCAGTTCATTAACGTAAGCATCCCAATATTCCCATTTAATGGTTGGCTTAACTTGGTCCAGCCAAGGATCCTGATCTCCACCGTGCAAAGAATAGCCAGGCGTTGACCTCACGCCAAGATTTGATTCAAGTCTTTTCTTAATAGATTTAAGGTGCTCTTCGTTGGCATCTGGGGCAATTCTCTTTAGTTGACCAAGTATCTCTTCTAATAATTCATCAGTTAAGGTTTGGCTACCTAAAAGTCCAATAGCAATTACATAAAGATCCATGGCGGTCATACGTTTAATCCTTTTAATATCTCATCATGCAATTTTGGGTACCGACTTAATGGCTCCATCTTAAGAACTTCTTCCGCAGATAAAACACTAGACTCCAATAAGATTTGGCCTATTCTGATCAATTCATCCACATCAGTATCTAGCTTTGACCGTGCATCATTACAAAGATCTGCATAAATCGCCTCTACTGGAAGCGAACATTCGATAGCAGAAATTAAATCTCTCAAATTACCCATCGATTTCCCATCCAACTGCTCAGATACTCTCTTTACAAGCGGGTGCTCCTCATTGATCTCATACTTAAATAAGCCATGTGCGGGCTCTAGCCGCTCCCACAGTGGAGTAATTTGCTCAACCCCTCTTCTTCGTCCGGGATAAGTTACAGTTTTGCGACTTGTATTCGCAAAATGAGGTATCAATTCCTTTAGGCGATTACGAATTACATCCGGGGGAAATGCTGCGGATTTCTTAATATCTAGTGACCATAATTCATCAAATGAATTTGGTATATCCACTTGTATTCTTGATAGTTTAAAAAACTCTTCCTTTGGGACCAATCGAAACCAAGTACCCCAAATAACAAGTCTTCTACCCCGATAAATATAAAATCCCTGTGAATTTCTTAAGCCGTCTAGACCACCTGTAATAGCAATCTCTTCGGGCGTTAAATGATTTACCGGAGGAAGAATATGAGGGGTAATTGTGACATTGCCTTTTTCGTGGCGTATCACCTGGCCCTCTAGATTTTGCCTATAGCTATTTGCCTTTAAGAAAGGGTCTCGAAATGGCAGCGGCTGCCCGTTCACATCAATTGAAACCTCTTTAAACCCAGACTCCTTTTGAGTAAACCGATGAAAAATTAAGGCCAAATATTCCAATAAACCATGGAACTTAAGTGTCATCTCTTTATCTGCATCTTTAGCGCCTGCGAGTAACTTATCTAGCTCCTCCCAAACGACAAGAGTTCCAGATTCTTGTTTATTAAGCTCTGCAAAAAAGCTAAATTTCTCAATTTCTTGAATGGAGGGAATTGTCACAACCCACTTATTTTTTAACGCTACGATATCTAGATCCCAGCATCGCGCATTAATCTGTCCATCTTTTTTTGATACAACGGTCAACTTTCTGCACTGAGAAAGAGATGCTGTCTTTAGTCCAAGCCCGAAGCGACCTAAATCAGATTTTTCACGAGGATCATTTGGATTTTTTCCATGTCGCATTGCCTCGGTAATTCCAGAGGAACTCATTCCGAGGCCATTATCTAGAATAGCTACAAATGGCTGCGATACCCCATCATAAGCAACGCTAATTTTTGTTGCCTCAGCAGATAGACTGTTATCAATTAAGTCTGCGATCGCAGCCTCAACAGAGTATCCGACTGCCCGCATTGATTCAATAAGTGAAATTGGATCTGGTAATACCTCTAACAATTCCACTTGATTATCTTTGCCGTTCATATTTTTTAATTAATTAAATAAAGCCGTACTAAAATTTATTGATAATTCATTATAGGATGCCATTAATGAATGCCTCTTATAAAGATAATCCCTATCAAGCTCAAAATATGAGCCTTCCATAAAAGATGCTATGGCTATCTTAAGGGGCAATAATGAAGGCTTAAACCGCTTAAAACTTAGTGCAAACTCATATTTAATTGCCTTACTAAGCGGTCTGCTTTCTAAATATCTAGCTATAGACTTATTCAACATAAAGGTATTTGAACTACCCACCTCTCACTTAGCAGGAGGCGGATTTAACTCAAATGCTAGCAAGCCCAATGTATGAGCTTTATTTGCATATTCAATGGCAAGTACAGCTTCATGCTTCCATTCATCATATTTTTTGTATTCTTTTGCTAATACATCCCAAGGTCCAACGGGTACCAATAAATTAGCCACATCCATTCTTGCTAGCCTAGGAACGCCTTGTGACAAAGCCTTAGATGCAATTAATTCCTTGGATAAAGTTGAGTTCAGCCACCAAAATAGTAAATCAGGATTTATTTCATTTTCTTTTGGCTTTTTCTTAAATGTCAGCTTTACAAAGCTTTGATTTGGGGCAATCGGCATACTGGATCTCTCGGCACCCATAAGAGCTACTTTCCCAATTGATCCTCGAATACACAGAATTACATCGCCCTGTTCAAGGGTTGCTTGATTCAACCTATCTCTAGAAGATTCATGAATATATTTTTTAATTCCGCTTTCAATATTTCCAAAAGGTCCTATCTCACTACCGCCAATCTCCACATATTCAATACCGTCCTCAGGTAATGCCGACTGCATATGCTGCACTCTATATATATTTACTAGGTCCGATAAAGGGGCAAATTGCAGATTTGGAAAGATCTCCTGAAATCCTTTTTGCTCTATAAAGCGAGTTGCCTCAAATGAAACTAACTGCTTTGAACGAGACTGATTAGAAATACCATGACTCAATACATCCTCTACGGATCGAATATTTCTACTAGCCTGTGGCATGCCGCCTTCTAATGTGATGGCACTTAAGTTCAACTCATTTCTGCGCATAGGCAATCCAAACCCACGTTCAGCCCGCTGATACAACCTAGCGGGATCACTCTCTACGCCAAAATCAATATCTCTAAAATCAATTTTGACTGACCTTTTCCCTGGCTCAAACTCCAAAATTGAGTAAGCCTCATGAACCGCCCCAATTACCCCCATTGGTAGCTGGATAACCCCCGTCAGCCCCATAGAAACGCAATGCTGAAATATATTTTGTGAGTTGGCTATCCCGCGCCCACCGCTTAAATAAGCATTAGGAACTAAAACAACTACCTTCTTATATCCTGCCTTTAATAGATGATCCAAGCTGTCACTCGCTAAACCACCTTCCAAGGATTCGTAAAAAGGCAGCTCGTTTAATGCAGCATTAACCAATAATGAGTTCGATTTCTGCTCCGCTCTATCAGACGTCGCCCACTCTAATTCCGTTAGCATTCTTTCAAATACGGCAGACCTGTTAAAGGAAAACTCCGCCTCCTTATAGGCAACATTTAATCTTTCAGGAAATTGCCTAGGCCATAAATTCTCTCTGTCTACAACCTCATTCCCTACAAGGCGAATACGGTCGGCATTTTGAATGTTATTGCCGAAGAACAATCCTGCGCCATAGTTACAGTAGATATCCACGCACTCATTTTCGATTCCTGCCAATCGGCCCATGAATATTGATACATCCTTTGGAGTAAAAATTGCTCCATCACGATCAAACCCCTGGCAGATTACCTCTTCAATTACTGAATTCGCTTTTTTAGACTCTCGCAGTTGCACGCCTATCTCAGCAAAAAGTGCGCCAAAGTCAGCATTCATAGTCAGCAGCTCTAAACTCTCAATTGCTTCGCGCGACAAACTATTCTCAGCGTTTGAATCACACGGGGGAACTAAGCGCAATAAAACCTTTAATGCCACTAGTTTTCCTGGCGTACCAGCATCGTTTTCAACATTGAAAAAGCCATGCGTCTTTTCAATGAGCTTAGAGCATGCAAACTGCACCGCCAATACCGATTGAAAGGCACTAACAACATCTTTAGCTGCCTTACTTTTTTGCCAAGTTTTGTCATCTAACCAGCTTGGCAAGGTTGCCTCAGCACGGCCCTTAACGCTCATATCAAAGCGTGCTCGAAAATACTTGTAAATAGCTTCTGAGTTCAATTTCATTACTTCTTAGTCCTAATGGAGATGCGTGCGACTGCTATTGGCATACATGGCTGTTACTAATAAGCCATCCAAAGAGACTACAACTTGGATGGCTCTTTTTTTGCGGTAATACTCTATGTCTTGCTTAGACATCCCAGCACGTTTCATATTATGAAAAGACTTATCCGTGAAGAAGTAGACCTTGCAGTTGTGCTTGTCAAATACGGACTGGCCCATTTCCATAAGGGTTTGAATAACGTCCTCACCAATACCGCGATGCATCCGGTCACTTAAGAAATGGTCGCTATATCGAATGTTTTCATTTTTCATGTGTATGTGCATGATTGTATCCTAGTTAGAATGTTATTAAATATACAACTGGTAAAAAATTTTGCGGCGGCTCGACTTCTCAATCATTCGACCACCACTTACTTCTAAAGCAAAGCCACGGGTCTCATCTCCAAAACCAAAGTCATAAGTCTGGCGTGGGCCACGAGATCTAATTCCTGCATTTTTTGCGTAAACATCTAAATTTTTCAGTTTCATTTTTAGTTCCAATGTTATTAACTATACTACATTTTAAAAAAATGGGCAAATGCCCCTTATTACTCTTTTGGATGGCAACCCATCCAGGACCACTTTCAAGCATTTCGTTACATGTAACGAATCATCTATTCGGTACCGTCCCGAATAGCTACTACTTAGTAGTAACTTTACATCTAATACTGTCAGACAGTACCTAACAATGTTAGGTTTAAACAATTCCGTATCGGTACGGAATATAAATGGACATAAGCTTTACTAACTATCCACGCTAAACATTACGTGACTCTATTACTTTTTAACTCTATTAACACCTGTTAATAAATCAAAACCCATTTTCCACTTAAGGGTAGAAAGCTTTTTAAAAGTTTTGACTACTTTTTTATGTTGGTAAGTTAAATTTTAAAGAGCTGTTGGTAGCTTCTGAAATAATGATGAGTA
This is a stretch of genomic DNA from Polynucleobacter sp. JS-JIR-II-b4. It encodes these proteins:
- a CDS encoding ATP-binding protein, which codes for MNGKDNQVELLEVLPDPISLIESMRAVGYSVEAAIADLIDNSLSAEATKISVAYDGVSQPFVAILDNGLGMSSSGITEAMRHGKNPNDPREKSDLGRFGLGLKTASLSQCRKLTVVSKKDGQINARCWDLDIVALKNKWVVTIPSIQEIEKFSFFAELNKQESGTLVVWEELDKLLAGAKDADKEMTLKFHGLLEYLALIFHRFTQKESGFKEVSIDVNGQPLPFRDPFLKANSYRQNLEGQVIRHEKGNVTITPHILPPVNHLTPEEIAITGGLDGLRNSQGFYIYRGRRLVIWGTWFRLVPKEEFFKLSRIQVDIPNSFDELWSLDIKKSAAFPPDVIRNRLKELIPHFANTSRKTVTYPGRRRGVEQITPLWERLEPAHGLFKYEINEEHPLVKRVSEQLDGKSMGNLRDLISAIECSLPVEAIYADLCNDARSKLDTDVDELIRIGQILLESSVLSAEEVLKMEPLSRYPKLHDEILKGLNV
- a CDS encoding Z1 domain-containing protein; protein product: MTAMDLYVIAIGLLGSQTLTDELLEEILGQLKRIAPDANEEHLKSIKKRLESNLGVRSTPGYSLHGGDQDPWLDQVKPTIKWEYWDAYVNELKTNGFNTDVIRVLDEDTNNILNECGNPSREGPWRIKGLVMGDVQSGKTANYCGLVNKAADAGYRVIILLTGVIEELRSQTQARLDSGFVGKDSREILQGINGGSDIGSGRFRSKTPNVLTSVDSDFLTSNKKALGGIPLKNIQEPVLLVMKKNKTALSNLKSFLETQMSGNSYLDVPMLMIDDEADNASVNAKKDEDPATINKLIRQLLESFSKSSYCAYTATPFANVFITPDGEDLFPENFVYSLNAPNSYIGVAKIFREDGEHHYQLQTIDDAEEFIPEKHKKDFEVVDLPPSLKEAIRVFFITCAIRDLREEPLKHRSMLINVSRFTDVQNRLSGVVKNYVYELTEEIKQYLAADALWSRHDLLKELHETWEQHFADAGISWHEIRKALYSSISSVKTVTINQKTEETEKLNYTQHPAGRRVIAIGGLTLSRGLTLEGLSTSYFYRNSKAYDTLLQMGRWFGYRSGYEDLCRVWAAEDAQEWFEHIADVVDELRLDIKRMHVNRKPPKLFGMRVRSHPGALLVTARNKMRNAKEIEIAVSFSGYKAETPFIPSNKGEIAKNISETKSFLSALGRPSKMSGTRRIWEDVSASKIAMYLSTISISNMNFAFMATTAEEERPLIKFIRENTVESLSEWDVCLPQGSGELLEEFKILKDDGSIEIVKSRGRQFSIVPPSSNFYKLNKQRVGESEDEKVGLLPEAVKEAEAEWRQDPKNDGKVTVPGKAFTAFRHRPLLTIHLITPMDPKETKSEKAGKSKKPKSMAASDVANGPFVALGINFPIYEENGNVNYVPYKLNRIALAQLGLIGETDDGDEDED